DNA sequence from the Candidatus Fluviicola riflensis genome:
TGACGTGAGTGTATTCGATGATATTCGCAATATCCGCACGTGGTGCAACATCCCGATCGATCTGCATATCATTACTTCACAACCCGAAAAATACTTCGATTTATTGCGTGAAGTTCCTGTGGAATACGTCACATTTCAATTGGAAGATTTGGTCGCTCCACTGGAATTGCCTTCTGATATTAGCGGAAAACGCGGATTGGCTATCACAACACCAACCAGTATTGCCGAATTCGATGCTTACAATTCATTCGATTTTATCTTACTGATGGCAACGGTTCCCGGGCAAAGTGGTGGCATATTTGATGCAACGAACTTTAAAAAAATCCGCGATTTTCAACACAAATACCCGCACAAATCAGTACATGTTGATGGCGGCGTAAACGGCGAGGTTTCCTTTATCCTGCGAAATATGGGTGTTCATACTTCCGTTTCAGGATCATACCTGTTCAATGCTCCGAGTATTGGACATGCGTTGATGGATTTGACCAAGCGTGAAGTGAATTCACAATTCATAGTGCGCGACTTTATGATTCCTTTATCCGAATCGCCAACTATTTTGGCAAACGAAGCCACATTCACATCCGTACTTCAAAGCATCGAAAACGGAAACCTGGGATTTACCCTGGTTGTTGACGAATCCAATAAACTGAATGGTTTGGTTTCCAACGCCGATGCACGAAAGGCTTTGTTAAAGTACGGCGCTGACACGTTTAATGTTCCGGTAAACGAGTACATGAACGAACGACCTGTTTCGTTGAATGAGTCGGCGACAGTGAATGAGTTGTTGGCACTCATTAAACGATGTTCTTTCCCGATTCTCTATTTACCGGTTGTAAATGATGCCAACGAAGCGCAAGGAATTATTACCTTTGTGAACCTGATCAAGGGAGAATTATGATTATACATTTAAAAGATACAGTTTCTGCTCTTGAAGCAAGCCAACTGGCAGAACAACACAAGGCATTTCACGTTGTGTCCAATGCTACTAACGTATTGATCACAGGATCAGGAGTGAAAGAAATTCCTGCCGGGCTTGAAAATCATGTAGCCGAACATTGGGTGTTTCCAAATGATATGCAACTGGCGTCGCGCAATTACCGCAATGAAACGCGAGAAGTAACGGTTGGAAATGTAACCATCGGTGGTAAAACCGGTAGCACACTCATCATTTCAGGGCCTTGCTCAGTTGAATCGGAAGAACAAATTCGCCAGTCTGCGGCATTACTCAAAGCAAACGGTTTAACTTCTTTACGCGGAGGATGTTACAAACCACGAACCAGCCCTTACAGTTTCCAGGGAATGGGTCTCGACGGATTGAAACTTCTTGCCAAAATGCGCGAAGAACATGGATTTACCGTTGTTACTGAAGCACGTGATGCGACGCATATCGACGAAATTATCGAGCATGCAGATGTGATCCAGGTAGGCGCAAAAGCCATGTACGATCAGGGAATTCTTCGTGCTTGCGCCAAAACGCAAAAAACGGTATTGATCAAACGCGGTTTCGGTACCACATTGCAGGAATTTGTACAAGCAGCTGAATTTGTGCTTTCGGGCGGAAATGAAAATGTTCTGTTGTGCGAGCGCGGTATCCGTACGTTTGAAACGGGAACACGTTTTACGCTTGATTTGTGCGGTGTGGAATGGCTGAAACATTACACCAATCTTCCGGTAATATTGGATCCGAGTCACGCAATGGGTTATGCCTACGGTGTTGCAGGATTGACACGCGCATGTACCGCTTTGGGAGTTGACGGTTTACTGATCGAAGTACACCCGAATCCGAAAGTGGCTAAATCCGATGCTTCCCAGCAGCTGAATCACGCCGAGTTTGAAGCATTATTAACTTCTATCAAACCGATTGCCAATGCAGTGGGTTATTCAATCGTATAATGCAGTTTTTAGAACAAAATATTAAAGGATTGTGCACGAAGTTCGGCGTGGATTTCAACCAGTTTATGGCTGATTTTCAGGTAGACAGTGTGGGTGAATTAACCATGATTGATCTGGAAGCTTTTGCCGAAGAAAACGAAGTGGATTTGTATTCCCTGCTCTACAAACCGCTGTTTGTGCTGGATCATTTGAAACCGCTTTTAGCCAAAATCAAATTGCTGATTCTGGATGTAGATGGCGTATTGACCGATGCAGGGATGTATTATACCGAATCAGGCGACCAGGTCAAAAAATACAATTCCAAAGACGGAATGGCGATCCTTGAG
Encoded proteins:
- the aroF gene encoding 3-deoxy-7-phosphoheptulonate synthase is translated as MIIHLKDTVSALEASQLAEQHKAFHVVSNATNVLITGSGVKEIPAGLENHVAEHWVFPNDMQLASRNYRNETREVTVGNVTIGGKTGSTLIISGPCSVESEEQIRQSAALLKANGLTSLRGGCYKPRTSPYSFQGMGLDGLKLLAKMREEHGFTVVTEARDATHIDEIIEHADVIQVGAKAMYDQGILRACAKTQKTVLIKRGFGTTLQEFVQAAEFVLSGGNENVLLCERGIRTFETGTRFTLDLCGVEWLKHYTNLPVILDPSHAMGYAYGVAGLTRACTALGVDGLLIEVHPNPKVAKSDASQQLNHAEFEALLTSIKPIANAVGYSIV